The Leptospira bouyouniensis genome contains the following window.
AACTAGTAATGCCAGGTAATGCCGCAATTTTTCGTTCTATAAAATTGGGAGCACGGTTTAAATATACAAATCCATCACATAAACTTTGTTTGCTGTAGAATTGTTCCTTTGCTTGTAATAAAGAAATATAAGATGACCATGATGCTGAGAAATAACTGAGTCCTGCTGCGATGACGAGTCCAACAGTAAGTCCTTGTAAGGAGATCGATTTTAGATCTCGTAATAGTTTTAAATTGAGAGTTGAGCCGATCACCAACTCACCTCTGAAACTGATTTTTTGTGTTTGTTTTTAGCATCAGAAACAATCGTTCCATCTTTCACGAGTATGATTCTGTCTGCAATTTGAGCAATCGATTCATTATGAGTGATCACAATGGTTGTCGTTCCTAAGTCTTTGTTGATCCCAGTGATTGCTTCTAAAACAATCCTTCCTGTTTTAAAATCTAAGGCTCCTGTTGGTTCATCACATAACAAAAGTTCGGGTCGTTTAGCAATGGCACGTGCGATCGCAACACGTTGTTGTTCCCCACCAGAGAGTTGAGCTGGGAAGTGATCTTTTCTTTCTGCCAATTTTACGAGACTGAGAGCATCAATTGGTGACATTGAATTCTTGGATAAATCTGTCACAAGTCTTACGTTTTCTTCTGCCGTCAAACTTGGGATTAAATTATAGAACTGAAATACAAAGCCAACATTGTTCCTTCTGTAGAGCGTGAGACCTTCATCTGACTCGAGAGCTAATGTGTTCCCATGAAACAACACTTCCCCTGTTGTTGCCGTATCCAATCCACCTAAAATATTAAGAAGAGTGGACTTGCCAGAGCCTGAGGCACCTAACATCACAACCAGTTCCCCTTCAAAAAAATCTAAATTGACGGAATGAAGAGCAACGAGAGGCACCTCACCCACTTGGTACGTTTTTCCGAGGTTCTTGGTTTGGAGAAGCGGCGAAGGGTGTTTCATCTAATCTTTCCAGTAATCTTATAGATTGTCAATATGTACAGTTTATACTTTTGGAACAATCCTGTGAACAGAAAAAACGGATGGTTGTATGTGTGGGGACGTTGATACTTATCAATCCGAAGAGGTGATTTCGACGGTTTTTATGTTTGATACATGACCAGAAACGATTTGAATCTCCTTTTTTGTGACCCCGTAATGCTTTGCTAAAAGACCAACTAATTCCTGATTGGCTTTGCCTTTGATCGGTAATGATTTTAATTTTGCAATGCACTCCGTCTCGGATATAAATTCCAAACCTTGCATCTTTTGATTTGCCTTCACTTTGACAGAAATCTTCATTTTTGAAAACTTGCGATCCGTTATTATTTCAAGTTTTTAAGAATCGATGGAAACAATCAAAGTAAAATTATAAAGTGTTGTGAATTAGACAAAGAGTTATGATCAATGACAAAAAATATAATGAAGATCAATCACACTCCGAAATCAAATGAATCAAAAAAGATTTTAGAATCGTACAGCATTTTCAGCACCTAATATCGATTAGGAAGTAAAATCCATCTCTAAAATTCGACAAAACCGACTCGTTTACTGTCGAATTTGTCGAAATTGTCGAATTTTTACACCAAATACAGCAGAGGGATTCAATTCACATGGATTGAATTTCTAGGGGTGCTGCATTGGTTCCAAACGATTTGATCATGGGAATTCGTGTCTGAAATTGGAATACTACTGAGAATCGGTTCTTTCGTTTGGTACGGGTTAGAACTTTTCTTTTTTTTCTTTTGTTCCATAGGGAAACTGAATGTTTCAAAAGGAGGAATAAACGTTCTTAAATAATAAGGCATAGACTTTCGTTTATGGATCCAGTGCAACATGCAAATGACGCGATGGAATAATTCAGAATTGAGTTCTGTTTCAGGGAATCTGCGATAAATCCTCTTCATGAGGCGTTTGCTCATTTTGTGGTTTGGTTCGGATACAAATCCAAAGGAAGACAAATCCCAATCTAGTTTATCCAGTTCTTGCCCATGTTCAGGTGATTCTTCTCGTCCGCAGTATCCAAAGTATGCGACACCATCTCCTTTTATTTTCTCCATCCATAGCTTATTTGGCTTCCTTCTAGGACCATTTTCTTTCGGCCGATTGAACAATGATTTTGCTAATTCTTCTCTTAGTATCCTTTTAAAGTTTCTCACTTCTCCTTTCGGGATTAAAACATAACCATGGAGGTGAGGATTGTATTGCCCATCGATTCCATTGCCTTCAAAGGTCATGATTG
Protein-coding sequences here:
- a CDS encoding ABC transporter ATP-binding protein, with translation MKHPSPLLQTKNLGKTYQVGEVPLVALHSVNLDFFEGELVVMLGASGSGKSTLLNILGGLDTATTGEVLFHGNTLALESDEGLTLYRRNNVGFVFQFYNLIPSLTAEENVRLVTDLSKNSMSPIDALSLVKLAERKDHFPAQLSGGEQQRVAIARAIAKRPELLLCDEPTGALDFKTGRIVLEAITGINKDLGTTTIVITHNESIAQIADRIILVKDGTIVSDAKNKHKKSVSEVSW
- a CDS encoding DUF167 domain-containing protein, producing MKISVKVKANQKMQGLEFISETECIAKLKSLPIKGKANQELVGLLAKHYGVTKKEIQIVSGHVSNIKTVEITSSD